CCTGATCGGCGCTTACGCGGCCTGGATGGGGCCCGACTTCAGCTGGATGGAGGTGGGCGGCGGCATGTCGATCACCGGCCTGGTGGCGGTGCTGATGCTGTTCGTGCTGGCGCGCGTGTTCGCCGTGGGCGCAGCGATGCGCGATGACCTCGATGGTGTCATCTGATGGCGATTGTCATCACCCTGGACCGCATGCTGCAGGAACGGGGCATGACCCTGTCCGAGCTGGCCGGGCGCATCGACATCACCCTGGCCAACCTGTCGATCCTGAAAACCGGCAAGGCGCGTGCCATCCGCTTTTCCACCCTGGATGCGATCTGCCGTGAGCTGCAGTGCACGCCCGGTGATCTGCTCGGGCATGACCCGACGCAGGCGCAGGACGCTGACTGAGTGCTTTCCCTTTTTCCCTACCTACTGACGAAACGGACCTGAAATGGAATGGTTGGCTGACCCCTCGATATGGATGGGCCTTGCAACCCTGGTCGTGCTGGAGATCGTTCTCGGCATCGACAACCTGGTGTTCATCGCGATCCTTGCCGACAAGCTTCCGCCGCACCAGCGTGACCGCGCGCGGGTGATCGGCCTGGCGCTGGCCCTGCTGATGCGGCTGGTGCTGCTGGCCGCGCTGGCCTGGATCATGAAGCTGACCGAGCCGCTGTTGACGCTGTTCGACCACAGTTTCTCCGGACGCGACCTGATCCTGCTGGGTGGCGGCCTGTTCCTGCTGTTCAAGGGCACCATGGAACTGCATGAGCGGCTGGAAGGCCGCCAGCACGAGGACAATGGCAAGAAGGTCTACGCCAGCTTCGCGATGGTCGTGGCACAGATCGTGGTACTCGACGCGGTGTTCTCGCTGGACTCGGTGATCA
This genomic window from Stenotrophomonas maltophilia contains:
- a CDS encoding helix-turn-helix domain-containing protein, with the protein product MAIVITLDRMLQERGMTLSELAGRIDITLANLSILKTGKARAIRFSTLDAICRELQCTPGDLLGHDPTQAQDAD